The Pontibacter pudoricolor genome contains a region encoding:
- a CDS encoding THUMP-like domain-containing protein produces the protein MRIFTEPEKQFITEHLHQQPSALMLQARRYPDLPVSELVQQIQARQKAMAKLPAWAKNTDLIFPANISVEQSSSEATATFKAALVSGKLLIDLTGGFGADSYYFSKSFAQVIHVEQNRELSEIANYNFGLLGAANIQTIATTAAAFLQDFTGHADVIYLDPARRGDHSEKLHLLQDCEPDILGLLPVLLQKADNILLKASPMLDIELAAAQLGKVAKIWVVAVQNECKEVLYLLQQTPPAQPEREAVNIKTDGNISTFRFNAGQEQTITPPYSDPLTYLYEPNAAILKAGAYKTITQQSTVSKLHPNSHLYTSDTLISDFPGRVFRCTGVSRFNKKELLARLPQKQANITIRNFPDTVAGIRKKTGIKEGGNLYLFFTTDMHQKPLVLYCEKV, from the coding sequence ATGCGTATTTTTACAGAACCCGAGAAACAGTTTATAACTGAGCACCTGCACCAGCAACCGTCTGCGCTTATGCTGCAAGCCAGGCGTTATCCTGATCTGCCTGTTTCCGAGCTTGTACAGCAGATACAGGCACGGCAGAAAGCCATGGCAAAGCTTCCGGCCTGGGCTAAGAACACCGACCTCATCTTCCCTGCCAATATTTCTGTAGAGCAAAGCTCATCTGAGGCTACGGCTACTTTTAAAGCCGCGCTGGTCTCGGGCAAATTGCTGATTGACCTGACCGGTGGTTTCGGTGCCGATAGTTATTATTTCTCTAAAAGCTTTGCGCAGGTGATACACGTGGAACAAAACCGGGAGCTATCAGAGATTGCCAACTATAACTTTGGCTTGCTGGGCGCAGCCAACATACAAACTATAGCTACCACCGCTGCAGCGTTTCTTCAGGATTTTACCGGCCATGCCGATGTTATTTACTTAGACCCTGCCCGCCGCGGCGACCATTCAGAAAAACTGCATCTGCTACAGGACTGTGAACCGGATATACTTGGGTTGTTGCCCGTTCTTTTACAGAAAGCGGATAACATTTTACTAAAGGCTTCGCCGATGCTGGATATAGAACTGGCGGCAGCGCAGTTAGGCAAGGTGGCAAAAATATGGGTGGTAGCGGTGCAGAATGAATGTAAGGAGGTTTTATACCTGTTGCAGCAAACCCCGCCGGCGCAACCGGAGCGCGAAGCAGTTAATATTAAAACAGATGGCAACATCAGCACGTTCAGGTTTAATGCCGGGCAGGAACAAACTATAACGCCCCCCTACTCCGATCCGCTGACTTATCTTTATGAGCCCAATGCAGCTATTCTGAAAGCTGGCGCTTATAAAACTATAACACAGCAATCTACAGTAAGTAAACTGCACCCCAACAGCCACCTTTACACTTCCGATACGCTGATCTCAGATTTTCCGGGGCGCGTGTTCCGGTGTACTGGCGTAAGCCGGTTTAATAAAAAGGAACTGCTTGCCCGCCTGCCACAAAAACAGGCCAACATTACCATCCGCAACTTCCCGGACACTGTTGCCGGCATTCGTAAAAAGACAGGTATTAAAGAAGGCGGAAACCTGTATTTGTTCTTTACAACGGATATGCATCAGAAGCCGCTCGTACTTTACTGCGAGAAAGTATAG
- a CDS encoding DUF4397 domain-containing protein, translating to MKKWMRFMVLAVLPVAMLTSCDDDDDDTIPPVQTGEAMVMVVHASPDADAVDFLVDDEVAGANLSYPDNTDYLTVEAGDRDLKVNAAGTQTTVLNTDFDFDDEKFYTVFAAGTVAEDDDADLSLLVLTDDLSAPASGNARVRFVHLAPDAPAVDIVNVTDPANESVLFDAQSYRDATAFASVPAGTYNLDVRTDNGGTAVLPLNGIVLEAGKIYTVFANGFVAPPTGNTNTLGAEIIEHKK from the coding sequence ATGAAAAAATGGATGAGATTTATGGTACTGGCTGTTTTGCCGGTAGCAATGTTAACAAGCTGTGACGATGACGATGATGATACTATCCCACCTGTACAGACCGGGGAAGCTATGGTTATGGTAGTGCATGCTTCGCCGGACGCTGATGCCGTCGATTTTTTAGTGGATGATGAAGTAGCCGGAGCCAATCTTTCTTATCCTGATAACACCGACTACCTGACCGTTGAAGCAGGCGACAGAGATCTGAAAGTGAATGCAGCGGGCACTCAGACCACGGTATTAAATACAGATTTTGATTTTGATGATGAGAAGTTTTACACTGTTTTTGCCGCCGGAACGGTAGCCGAAGACGATGATGCTGATCTGAGTTTGCTCGTTCTGACCGATGACCTGTCAGCTCCTGCGAGCGGTAATGCCAGAGTACGTTTTGTGCACCTTGCCCCGGATGCCCCTGCGGTAGACATTGTAAACGTTACTGACCCTGCAAATGAGTCTGTTCTTTTTGACGCGCAGAGCTACCGCGATGCGACAGCCTTTGCATCTGTGCCAGCGGGTACCTATAATTTAGATGTTCGCACCGATAATGGAGGTACTGCAGTGCTGCCCTTAAATGGTATAGTGCTGGAGGCAGGTAAGATTTACACCGTGTTTGCCAATGGCTTTGTAGCTCCGCCAACCGGCAATACAAATACCCTGGGTGCAGAAATAATAGAACACAAAAAATAA
- a CDS encoding glycosyltransferase family 4 protein, with amino-acid sequence MRILQLVSERSWRGGEQQVAYLLEELRRLGITCHVCCRKGSAFEDYCRQNDFPYIALPFTKVFPIPTALQLKNYINKHQIQLVHMQASHAHTIGVLAHMLGATCDLVLSRRVEFTIGSSFLSNYKYNYKGIKRIICISERVREVLARSIEDGSKCVTVYSGINLDRFKDLPATKTNYLRRTYHILDDRLLIGNISAIDVHKDYFTFLDTAKLLKEQGVKATYLAIGTGKLEQEVKKYAADLGLSDDVIFTGFIKNVHQVMPELDMFIFTTIKEGLGTTVLDAFACRVPVVASATGGIPEMVEDGVSGMLAPVKQPAVFAEKALQLIQQPALRESIVANASQKVLKFSKEETALHTLAIYKDIIGVH; translated from the coding sequence ATGCGGATACTTCAGTTAGTTTCTGAAAGGTCGTGGCGCGGCGGCGAACAACAGGTTGCCTATTTGCTGGAAGAACTTCGCCGACTTGGTATAACCTGCCATGTATGCTGCCGCAAAGGCTCTGCTTTTGAAGATTATTGCAGGCAAAACGATTTCCCTTACATCGCTCTGCCTTTTACCAAGGTTTTTCCCATACCTACCGCGCTGCAGCTTAAGAACTATATCAACAAGCACCAGATACAGCTGGTACACATGCAGGCAAGCCATGCGCATACTATAGGAGTGTTGGCTCATATGTTAGGCGCTACCTGCGACCTGGTTTTAAGCAGGCGTGTTGAGTTTACGATCGGTAGTAGCTTTCTGTCTAACTATAAATATAACTATAAAGGCATAAAGCGAATCATCTGTATCTCTGAGCGGGTGCGCGAAGTGCTTGCACGCAGTATTGAAGACGGCAGCAAATGTGTTACCGTATACAGCGGCATTAACCTCGATCGTTTTAAAGATCTCCCTGCCACCAAAACCAATTACCTGCGCCGCACCTATCATATCCTGGATGATAGGCTGCTTATCGGGAACATATCAGCTATAGATGTGCACAAAGATTACTTTACATTTCTGGACACCGCAAAGCTGCTTAAAGAACAGGGTGTAAAGGCAACTTACCTGGCTATAGGAACCGGAAAACTGGAGCAGGAGGTAAAAAAATATGCAGCAGACCTGGGGCTTAGTGATGATGTTATTTTTACCGGTTTTATAAAGAATGTGCACCAGGTAATGCCTGAACTGGATATGTTCATTTTTACAACTATAAAAGAAGGCTTAGGCACAACGGTGCTCGATGCTTTTGCCTGCCGTGTACCGGTAGTAGCTTCTGCCACCGGCGGCATACCCGAAATGGTAGAAGATGGCGTATCCGGCATGCTCGCTCCTGTAAAACAACCTGCCGTTTTTGCTGAGAAAGCCCTGCAACTGATACAGCAACCAGCCCTGCGCGAAAGCATTGTTGCAAATGCGAGCCAAAAAGTGCTTAAATTCTCAAAAGAAGAAACTGCCCTGCACACGCTAGCTATTTACAAGGATATAATAGGTGTTCACTAA
- a CDS encoding glycosyltransferase family 2 protein has product MPRLSAIIICRNEEKDIEGAIQSLLWADEVLIVDSFSTDNTLAIAGNYPVKILQHAFENYSRQRNWALDQAAYDWVLMLDADERITPELQREIQKLLAGTPANSAYTIYRSNFFMGHQVRYSGWQNDSVVRLFDKSRNRYSDKNVHEELIMEDGKPGKLKYKMLHYTYRSLPHYLDKWNTYSTLSANDKAKKTKKVSLYHLMLKPAFRFFRHYIFKLGILDGKVGFVISYLSASSIFMRYLKIWRMQQENITLK; this is encoded by the coding sequence ATGCCAAGACTGAGTGCCATCATCATCTGCAGGAATGAAGAAAAGGACATTGAAGGTGCCATACAGTCGCTGCTCTGGGCTGATGAAGTGCTTATAGTTGATTCTTTCAGTACAGACAACACCCTGGCTATTGCAGGCAACTATCCGGTAAAAATTCTGCAGCATGCTTTCGAAAATTATTCGCGGCAACGCAACTGGGCCCTGGACCAGGCAGCTTACGATTGGGTGCTGATGCTGGATGCAGATGAGCGCATAACTCCTGAACTGCAACGTGAGATACAGAAATTGCTTGCGGGCACACCTGCTAACTCAGCTTATACTATTTACAGGAGCAACTTTTTTATGGGCCATCAGGTGCGCTATAGTGGCTGGCAAAACGACAGCGTAGTGCGCCTGTTCGATAAAAGCAGAAACCGCTACTCTGATAAAAATGTGCACGAAGAGCTTATAATGGAAGATGGTAAGCCCGGTAAGCTGAAGTACAAAATGCTGCACTATACGTACCGCAGCCTTCCGCATTACCTGGATAAGTGGAACACATACAGTACCCTTTCAGCAAACGATAAAGCAAAAAAGACTAAAAAAGTATCGTTGTATCATTTAATGCTGAAGCCGGCGTTCCGGTTTTTCAGGCACTACATTTTTAAACTGGGCATACTGGATGGTAAAGTCGGCTTTGTTATAAGTTACCTGTCGGCTTCCAGTATATTTATGCGCTACCTTAAGATCTGGCGCATGCAGCAGGAAAACATAACACTTAAGTAA
- a CDS encoding two-component regulator propeller domain-containing protein, producing the protein MRLLCLLWLLLANENAVLAQQYNFRNWTLADGLPQSKVNDILQDHRMQIWVATRGGVSRFDGNTFHTYTRQQGLASNNTTCLFQDSRQQIWIGSTDNGLTRFDGTKFTTYGIKAGLPAGNLASITEDKSGKLWVATDSGIFMLTGSQFIRSPEFKIQPYQVIYCDTKGAIWAGSRSNGLYRLAQDSLYHISSPQFKLPSNAITAIFSEPGTNNVWIGTTEGPALFNNDHITVPSLPATVKNPAVSDFEKNINGNIMVGLQHDGIVSINDREPKHLTKANGLSSLHITSLLADKENNIWIGTNGYGLQQKRSQWFLHFFELETIKDPHITALAQDTKGRVWFGTDNGDAAYMQNGKLTMLQAKEWPPGTALYSMWVRSEKDVWVSTSRGVWNLTPDKAQHYTTAQGLPSDIVHFIVADKNNRLWFATANGIAYLQKGRFVPITTAVGEQAGETYHLYHDKQNRIWAGTKNGIYLIENNQLRPVKPLRNQPFGEVVSIAEDDNGWLYFGGYNYGLLAYHSKSGKAKLFTSTNGLPNEGIKTIYSDRNNNLWVGTNSNVLKIDLPYFRQEQKLRYRTYGGHNGFRGFEVSNNGITQTPDGTIWFGTAKGLTQYIPELDRINKATPELMLTDIKLFMRQTDWQQQGFETDASGLPVNLRLPYSKNHITFNYHGISLSAPSEVKYKYMLTGHDQQWSETSDQTFATYANLEPGIYTFKLKAQNNDGYWTAKPLSYTFSVVPPVWRREWFIGLLLLLVTGAIITVIRLREQSLLKMNTLLDMRVKHRTRMLERKHREKELLLQEVHHRVKNNLQIVISLLNLQARHVKDPEALEVMQAIRSRVRSMALLHERLYRHDNLEHIDLENYFREICESLYAAYGVSEEKVALLLDIPPTNIDLDSAITLGLIVNELVSNSLKYAFPDSGTGSLGIELQHLESNRYLLTVWDNGIGSFKEPDQQQSFGLQLVSSLSKKLDGKIINDNNNGTKTILSFVLPS; encoded by the coding sequence ATGCGCCTGTTATGTTTACTATGGTTACTGCTTGCTAACGAAAATGCTGTGCTTGCACAACAATACAATTTCCGCAACTGGACCTTAGCAGACGGTTTGCCGCAATCAAAAGTAAACGATATCCTCCAGGACCACCGCATGCAGATCTGGGTAGCGACCCGGGGAGGTGTCAGCCGTTTTGATGGTAACACCTTCCATACGTACACCCGGCAGCAGGGTCTTGCCAGCAATAATACCACCTGCCTTTTCCAGGATAGCCGCCAACAGATATGGATAGGAAGCACTGACAATGGGTTAACACGTTTTGACGGAACAAAATTTACGACTTACGGCATAAAAGCAGGTTTGCCTGCAGGCAACTTGGCCAGTATAACCGAAGATAAATCAGGCAAGCTCTGGGTAGCGACTGACTCAGGGATCTTTATGCTAACAGGTAGTCAGTTTATCAGATCTCCCGAATTTAAGATACAGCCCTACCAGGTAATTTACTGCGATACCAAAGGTGCCATCTGGGCCGGAAGCAGGTCGAACGGACTCTACAGGTTAGCACAAGACAGCCTCTACCATATCTCCAGCCCGCAATTCAAACTACCATCCAATGCTATCACAGCCATTTTTAGCGAACCAGGAACCAACAACGTCTGGATAGGCACAACAGAAGGCCCTGCTCTTTTTAATAACGATCATATTACCGTCCCCTCCCTCCCAGCTACAGTTAAAAACCCGGCCGTTTCAGATTTTGAGAAGAATATCAACGGCAATATAATGGTCGGTTTGCAGCATGATGGCATAGTAAGCATAAATGACCGGGAACCAAAACACCTGACAAAAGCAAACGGACTTAGCTCCCTTCACATTACATCGCTTTTAGCAGATAAGGAAAACAACATATGGATAGGAACCAACGGCTATGGTTTACAACAGAAGCGGTCGCAATGGTTTCTGCATTTTTTTGAGCTCGAAACTATAAAAGACCCCCATATTACTGCTCTGGCACAGGATACGAAAGGCCGTGTATGGTTCGGCACAGATAACGGCGATGCCGCTTATATGCAGAATGGGAAGCTGACGATGCTGCAGGCAAAAGAGTGGCCACCCGGAACTGCCCTTTATAGTATGTGGGTAAGATCAGAGAAGGATGTATGGGTGAGCACCAGCCGGGGTGTCTGGAATCTTACTCCCGATAAAGCGCAGCATTACACTACTGCGCAGGGCCTGCCATCTGATATTGTCCATTTTATAGTTGCAGACAAGAATAACAGACTATGGTTTGCAACAGCTAATGGAATTGCTTACCTACAAAAAGGCAGATTTGTACCTATAACAACGGCAGTTGGCGAACAGGCCGGCGAAACCTACCACCTTTACCATGATAAACAGAACAGGATCTGGGCAGGAACAAAGAATGGCATCTATCTTATAGAAAATAACCAGTTGCGCCCTGTAAAGCCACTCAGAAACCAGCCGTTTGGTGAAGTGGTATCCATAGCAGAAGACGATAATGGCTGGTTATATTTCGGGGGCTATAACTATGGCCTGCTGGCTTACCACAGCAAGAGTGGCAAAGCAAAACTGTTTACATCAACCAACGGCTTACCCAACGAAGGTATAAAAACCATATACTCAGACCGCAACAACAATCTATGGGTTGGCACAAACAGCAATGTACTTAAGATCGACCTGCCTTATTTCCGCCAGGAGCAAAAGCTCAGGTACAGGACGTATGGGGGGCATAATGGGTTCAGAGGTTTTGAAGTTTCGAATAATGGTATCACACAAACTCCGGATGGCACTATCTGGTTTGGAACTGCGAAAGGTTTAACACAATATATCCCGGAGCTTGACAGAATAAACAAAGCGACCCCGGAGTTGATGTTAACCGACATAAAATTGTTTATGCGGCAAACTGACTGGCAGCAACAGGGGTTTGAAACAGATGCATCGGGGTTGCCCGTTAATCTTCGCCTGCCCTACAGCAAGAACCATATTACGTTCAATTACCATGGCATTAGCCTTTCGGCTCCCTCAGAAGTGAAATATAAATATATGCTTACCGGCCATGACCAGCAATGGTCCGAAACCTCAGACCAAACCTTTGCCACTTATGCCAACCTGGAACCCGGAATCTATACTTTTAAACTAAAAGCACAGAACAATGACGGCTACTGGACTGCAAAGCCTCTTAGCTATACTTTTTCGGTTGTACCACCTGTATGGCGCCGTGAGTGGTTTATTGGTTTGCTTTTACTGTTAGTAACCGGCGCCATTATAACTGTAATAAGATTACGTGAGCAAAGCCTGCTCAAAATGAACACCCTTTTGGACATGCGCGTAAAACACCGCACCCGAATGCTGGAGCGCAAGCATCGCGAAAAAGAACTGCTTTTACAGGAAGTACACCACCGCGTTAAAAATAATCTCCAGATCGTTATCAGTTTACTGAACCTGCAGGCCCGCCATGTAAAAGACCCGGAAGCTTTAGAAGTGATGCAGGCCATCCGCAGCCGCGTGCGCTCTATGGCTTTACTGCACGAGCGCCTTTACCGCCACGACAACCTGGAACATATTGATCTTGAAAATTATTTCAGGGAGATATGCGAGAGCCTGTATGCTGCCTATGGTGTATCGGAAGAGAAAGTTGCTTTGCTATTAGACATCCCTCCTACCAACATAGACCTGGATTCTGCGATAACACTCGGGCTTATTGTAAACGAACTTGTATCTAACTCGTTAAAATATGCATTCCCTGATTCTGGCACCGGCAGTCTTGGCATCGAACTCCAGCACCTGGAAAGTAATCGCTATCTGCTTACTGTCTGGGATAATGGCATTGGTTCATTCAAAGAGCCTGATCAACAACAATCCTTTGGTTTGCAGCTGGTTTCCTCATTGAGCAAAAAGCTTGATGGTAAAATTATAAATGACAACAATAATGGCACAAAAACAATATTGTCTTTTGTTTTGCCATCATAA
- a CDS encoding glycosyltransferase family 39 protein: MAAKQIRNTLVLAGFIVLKFVLQYILVDGAYDLHRDEFLHLDQANHLAAGYLSVPPFTAFVAWVIQVPGNGYFWVRFFPALFGALTIVVAWNMVSELKGGLYARILCATALLFSVLLRINILFQPNSFDILCWALTFYLFIRFLHTQQAKWFYWLGAVIGFGFLNKYTILFLVAGLALALVLSPYRKLFLQRELYIAGLIALIIASPNIVWQLQHNFPVVAHMQELKATQLNNVKPTDFLQDQVLFFIGSVFLVLGALAAFIVYPPFKPYRFIGICFIVVMLLFLVFKAKSYYTIGLYPVLIAFGSVYWEQLFSRGWLRYTRPVWPLVTIALFVPIVNVVFPVLSPAEIQVKAGKFKDLNLLKWEDGKDHLLPQDFADMQGWQELTQNVTAAYQLIPGSEKARTLILCDNYGQAGAINYYGHKSLPQAVSYNADYIYWFPDLPAIEHIILVKEKGEAPLQESEKQYIGSIKQIGSITNPYAREQGTTVYLLSNVDPFVRQYLYKRLAVKQSQPFQIAD, from the coding sequence ATGGCCGCAAAACAGATCCGCAACACCCTTGTACTTGCTGGCTTTATAGTTTTAAAGTTTGTGCTGCAATACATTCTGGTGGATGGAGCATACGACCTTCACCGCGACGAATTTCTGCACCTGGACCAGGCAAACCACTTAGCTGCTGGTTATCTTTCGGTGCCGCCATTTACGGCTTTTGTTGCCTGGGTAATACAGGTGCCAGGCAATGGTTATTTCTGGGTACGTTTTTTCCCGGCTTTATTTGGTGCGCTAACTATAGTTGTGGCCTGGAATATGGTTTCTGAACTGAAGGGTGGCCTTTATGCCAGGATCTTGTGTGCTACGGCTTTACTCTTTTCGGTGCTGTTGCGCATTAATATACTGTTTCAGCCTAACTCTTTCGATATACTCTGCTGGGCGCTTACCTTCTATCTCTTTATCCGGTTTCTGCATACGCAGCAGGCAAAATGGTTTTACTGGCTGGGTGCAGTTATCGGCTTCGGTTTCCTGAATAAATATACGATACTTTTTTTGGTAGCCGGGCTGGCTTTAGCCTTAGTGCTATCCCCTTACCGGAAACTGTTTTTACAGAGAGAGCTATACATTGCCGGGCTCATTGCGCTTATAATTGCATCTCCGAACATAGTCTGGCAACTGCAGCATAACTTCCCGGTTGTAGCGCATATGCAGGAACTAAAGGCTACGCAGCTCAATAATGTTAAGCCCACTGATTTCCTGCAGGACCAGGTTCTTTTCTTTATCGGCTCTGTCTTTTTAGTGCTCGGGGCGCTGGCAGCTTTTATAGTTTACCCGCCATTTAAACCCTACCGGTTTATCGGTATTTGTTTTATAGTTGTAATGCTGCTGTTCCTTGTGTTTAAAGCAAAAAGTTACTACACCATAGGTTTGTACCCGGTTCTGATCGCGTTCGGAAGTGTGTATTGGGAGCAGTTGTTTAGCCGTGGCTGGTTGCGCTATACCAGGCCGGTGTGGCCATTGGTAACTATAGCTTTGTTTGTGCCGATCGTAAATGTAGTCTTTCCGGTACTGAGCCCTGCCGAGATACAGGTGAAAGCCGGGAAATTTAAAGACCTGAACCTGCTGAAGTGGGAAGATGGCAAAGACCACCTGCTGCCCCAGGATTTTGCTGATATGCAGGGCTGGCAGGAACTTACCCAAAATGTAACCGCAGCCTACCAACTTATCCCCGGCTCCGAAAAAGCCCGGACACTCATACTCTGCGATAACTATGGACAGGCTGGAGCCATTAACTACTATGGCCACAAATCGTTACCACAGGCGGTATCTTATAATGCCGATTACATTTACTGGTTTCCGGATCTGCCAGCTATCGAGCACATTATTCTGGTGAAAGAGAAAGGAGAAGCGCCGCTACAGGAATCAGAAAAGCAATACATAGGCAGCATTAAGCAGATTGGCAGCATTACAAACCCATATGCCCGCGAGCAAGGCACAACCGTTTATCTACTCAGCAATGTTGATCCATTTGTAAGACAATACTTGTACAAGAGGCTCGCCGTTAAGCAAAGCCAGCCCTTCCAGATTGCTGATTAG
- a CDS encoding LytTR family transcriptional regulator DNA-binding domain-containing protein: MTKPKILISEDEVIIAEDIAACLKDLGYETCAIDTGEDTIDMIRETHPDLVLLDINLKGDTDGVDIGSRIRQEFNIPFIYLTAYADKSTIDRAKKTEPDGFLVKPFDEKSLRSTIEIALYKYGHKPNGSGNPNGKNNHEQPDPGPKEQEASQDYIFVKVKHRIIKVMYSDILWVEAYDNYSFIVTTDQKYLVSSTLKDMESKLPSHNFVRVHRSYIANLDKVDALEENAVVFSKGEVPIGKSYKKTLMSRFNIL; the protein is encoded by the coding sequence ATGACAAAACCTAAAATTCTCATATCAGAAGACGAGGTCATTATTGCAGAAGATATTGCTGCATGCCTGAAGGATCTGGGGTACGAAACGTGTGCCATAGATACCGGGGAGGATACGATTGATATGATCCGGGAAACTCACCCTGACCTTGTATTACTGGACATTAACCTGAAAGGAGACACTGATGGTGTGGATATTGGCTCACGCATCAGGCAGGAGTTCAATATCCCTTTTATTTACCTGACCGCCTACGCAGACAAGTCAACTATAGACAGGGCAAAAAAGACAGAGCCTGACGGGTTCCTTGTGAAACCTTTTGACGAAAAAAGCCTGCGCTCAACTATAGAAATTGCGCTGTACAAATATGGCCATAAACCGAATGGAAGCGGAAACCCTAACGGAAAAAATAACCACGAGCAACCTGACCCGGGACCAAAAGAGCAGGAAGCATCGCAGGACTACATCTTTGTAAAAGTGAAGCACCGCATTATTAAGGTAATGTACAGCGATATACTATGGGTTGAAGCCTACGATAATTACTCGTTTATAGTAACCACCGATCAGAAATACCTGGTAAGCTCCACATTAAAAGATATGGAGAGCAAGCTCCCGTCGCATAATTTTGTGCGCGTGCACCGCTCCTATATTGCCAACCTTGATAAAGTAGATGCCCTTGAAGAAAATGCTGTTGTGTTCAGCAAAGGTGAAGTACCTATAGGTAAGTCTTACAAAAAAACGCTTATGTCACGGTTTAACATACTATAG
- the ahcY gene encoding adenosylhomocysteinase: MVDTFLKYKVKDISLAAWGRKEIKLAEAEMPGLMAIREEFGPSKPLAGARIAGCLHMTIQTAVLIETLVELGAEVTWSSCNIFSTQDHAAAAIAAAGISVYAWKGMTAEEFDWCIEQTLFFGEDRKPLNMILDDGGDLTNMVLDVYPQLAPGIKGLSEETTTGVHRLYERVKNGTLTMPAINVNDSVTKSKFDNKYGCKESLVDAIRRATDVMMAGKVAVVAGYGDVGKGSAASLRGAGARVIVTEIDPICALQAAMDGFAVKKMVDAVKEADIIVTATGNKDIITEQHFRSMKDKAIVCNIGHFDNEIDMAWLNGAYGHTKDEIKPQVDLYNIEGKDVIVLAEGRLVNLGCATGHPSFVMSNSFSNQTLAQLELWTNAAAYENNVYTLPKHLDEKVARLHLGKIGVELDVLSADQAAYIGVEVEGPFKPEYYRY; this comes from the coding sequence ATGGTAGATACATTCCTGAAGTACAAAGTAAAAGATATTTCGCTGGCAGCCTGGGGCCGCAAAGAGATTAAACTGGCTGAAGCTGAAATGCCGGGCCTTATGGCCATCCGTGAGGAGTTTGGCCCAAGCAAGCCATTAGCCGGAGCCCGCATTGCCGGTTGCCTTCACATGACGATCCAGACAGCTGTTCTGATCGAAACACTAGTTGAACTGGGTGCTGAAGTTACCTGGTCATCCTGCAATATTTTCTCTACACAGGACCACGCTGCTGCTGCCATTGCTGCTGCCGGTATCTCCGTTTACGCCTGGAAAGGTATGACTGCTGAAGAATTTGACTGGTGTATTGAGCAGACCTTGTTCTTCGGCGAAGACCGCAAACCACTTAACATGATCCTGGATGATGGCGGTGACTTAACGAATATGGTACTGGATGTTTACCCGCAGCTGGCTCCGGGTATTAAAGGCCTTTCAGAAGAAACTACTACCGGTGTGCACAGACTTTATGAGCGCGTGAAAAACGGTACACTTACCATGCCTGCCATTAACGTGAACGACTCCGTTACAAAATCTAAGTTCGATAACAAATACGGCTGTAAAGAATCTCTGGTAGATGCGATCCGTCGTGCTACAGATGTGATGATGGCTGGTAAAGTGGCTGTTGTTGCCGGTTACGGTGATGTGGGTAAAGGTTCTGCTGCTTCGCTTAGAGGTGCAGGTGCCCGCGTTATAGTTACCGAGATTGACCCGATCTGTGCGCTGCAGGCTGCTATGGATGGCTTTGCTGTGAAGAAGATGGTTGATGCCGTGAAAGAGGCTGATATTATAGTTACAGCTACAGGCAACAAAGACATCATTACAGAGCAGCATTTCCGCTCTATGAAAGATAAGGCTATCGTTTGTAACATCGGTCACTTCGATAACGAGATCGATATGGCGTGGTTAAACGGTGCTTACGGTCATACAAAAGATGAGATCAAACCTCAGGTAGACCTTTACAACATCGAAGGAAAAGATGTTATAGTTCTGGCTGAAGGCCGCCTTGTTAACCTTGGTTGCGCTACTGGTCACCCATCGTTTGTAATGTCTAACTCATTCTCTAACCAGACACTGGCACAGCTGGAGCTTTGGACCAACGCAGCAGCATACGAGAACAACGTATACACACTGCCTAAGCACCTGGATGAGAAAGTAGCCCGCCTGCACCTTGGCAAAATTGGTGTAGAACTGGATGTGCTTTCTGCTGATCAGGCTGCCTACATTGGCGTGGAAGTAGAAGGTCCGTTTAAGCCGGAATATTACAGATACTAA